Below is a window of Mucilaginibacter sp. PAMC 26640 DNA.
GCTATTATATCGAGGTTTTACGATACGAATATTGCGTTTTGAAAGGTCAACACTGGCATTTAATTCAAACCCAATAAGCAAAATCAGCGAGTTTAGGTATAAATAGATCATCACTACGATTAATGTGCCTATAGATCCGTATACCTTATTGTATGATGAGAAATTGTTGGTGTAATAGGTGAATCCTATAGATGTTAAAATAGCCAGGGAAGTGGCCAGGATGGATCCGGGATTAATAAATTTCCACTTTTGTTTGTTCGACGGGCCGTAGCGGTAAAGGATGCAAACGCTCACGAAAAATATCACGAGGATAATGATCCACCGTGAAAATGCAATCAGATAAAACCAAAATTGCGACTTACTGTGAAAAAGGTGCTGCGCATACCCTATAACCGATTGGCCCGCTATCATGATCACGATAGCTATCAGTAATGAGATACTGATCACAAGGGTAAGTATAAGCGCTACAACGCGCCTTTTAAACCAAGAACGCGTCTCTAATATCAAAGATGACTTATTGAAAGCCTGCATAAGATTGCTCACACCATTGGTAGCAAAGTAAAGAGCTGTGATAAAACCAATCGACAACAACTGACCGTTTTGTTTTTTTACAATATCTACTATGGTAGATTGAAACGCCAGATAGGCATTAGTGGGCATGATTACCGAAAATACGCTCAGCAAATATTCCTGAAAATTTTTGACTGGTATATATGCTATCAGCGTAAATAAAAATATAATAGCAGGAAATAAAGCCAGCATGAAGTTGTAAGCCAAAGCTGCCGCGCGATTGGTTAGCGATGTTTGCTGGATCTCTTCTATGAAAAAAACAACAACCGTATACAAAGGAAGCGGCCTGAAACCGGGGATGTAAACAGATTTAGCCCAGTCGGTTATATAGTGATAGAACTTAAAGTTGTTCAGAAAGCGATGTACCCATTTCATTATGGATAAAATTAATCAAAATATGGCTTTAATTTTTCTATAAATTCCTGCGGCGGCAGACAGGGCCTATTGGTTTGCATATTTACAAATACCAGCAGGGTTTCCCCAACGTTTATTAATTCATCTTTCTCATTGTAAAGGTCGTACCTGAAATGGATCTTAATACCGGGCATTTTAGCCATCGTTACCTTTACAGTGATCTCTTCATCGTATCGGGCTGGCTTATGATACTTGCAATGCAGTTCTAATACCGGCATCATTATACCCGATGCTTCCATAGCGCTATAGGTCATGCCCAGGCTACGGAGCATTTCCACACGTCCTACTTCGAAAAACTCGGCATAGTTGCCATAGTACATATAACCCATCTGGTCG
It encodes the following:
- a CDS encoding ribonuclease BN, whose protein sequence is MKWVHRFLNNFKFYHYITDWAKSVYIPGFRPLPLYTVVVFFIEEIQQTSLTNRAAALAYNFMLALFPAIIFLFTLIAYIPVKNFQEYLLSVFSVIMPTNAYLAFQSTIVDIVKKQNGQLLSIGFITALYFATNGVSNLMQAFNKSSLILETRSWFKRRVVALILTLVISISLLIAIVIMIAGQSVIGYAQHLFHSKSQFWFYLIAFSRWIIILVIFFVSVCILYRYGPSNKQKWKFINPGSILATSLAILTSIGFTYYTNNFSSYNKVYGSIGTLIVVMIYLYLNSLILLIGFELNASVDLSKRNIRIVKPRYNSFRTPKTKVHHH
- a CDS encoding thioesterase translates to MFTHNTKIRVRYGETDQMGYMYYGNYAEFFEVGRVEMLRSLGMTYSAMEASGIMMPVLELHCKYHKPARYDEEITVKVTMAKMPGIKIHFRYDLYNEKDELINVGETLLVFVNMQTNRPCLPPQEFIEKLKPYFD